One genomic window of Phoenix dactylifera cultivar Barhee BC4 chromosome 6, palm_55x_up_171113_PBpolish2nd_filt_p, whole genome shotgun sequence includes the following:
- the LOC103722081 gene encoding putative methylesterase 11, chloroplastic: MGALVSCFSAAEETKRPRAPRRRSAVNAPPAGACGIGSSERWSKGRSGRRERAEEALIHEQALAAAAALLSQQNGGALPFDRSSSLRYTGHGQKKPALPRSSSSRARSLTDPVVQLQQLVNQDLKIDNLETSHFVLVHGGGFGAWCWYKTIALLEDSGFKVNAIDLTGSGIHSFDTNKITGLPEYVQPLTSFLETLGNGEKVILVGHDFGGACISYAMEMFPSKIAKAVFLCAAMLTSGQSTLSMFSQQEDTNDLMRQTQIFVYANGNDHTPTAIDLDKASLKELLFNQSPAKDVALALVSMRPIPFAPVLEKLSLTDENHGSVRRFYIETAEDNAIPLSLQQSMCSANPPERVFRLKGSDHSPFFSKPQALNKLLVEISKILPPQVK, encoded by the exons ATGGGAGCGCTGGTCTCCTGCTTCTCTGCCGCGGAGGAGACCAAACGGCCACGGGCGCCCCGACGGCGGTCGGCCGTGAACGCCCCGCCCGCGGGAGCCTGTGGGATCGGGTCGAGCGAGCGGTGGAGCAAGGGGCGTTCGGGGAGGAGGGAGCGGGCCGAGGAGGCCCTGATCCACGAGCAGGccctggcggcggcggcggcgctgcTCTCTCAGCAGAACGGCGGGGCCTTGCCCTTCGACCGGTCGTCATCGCTGCGGTACACGGGCCACGGGCAGAAGAAGCCGGCGCTTCCGAGGAGCTCGAGCTCCCGGGCAAGGTCGCTCACCGATCCGGTCGTCCAGCTCCAGCAACTGGTCAATCAG GATTTGAAGATTGACAATTTGGAGACCAGCCATTTTGTTCTTGTTCATGGAGGTGGTTTTGGTGCTTGGTGCTGGTACAAAACCATAGCACTTTTGGAAGACAGTGGATTTAAAGTCAATGCTATAGATCTCACAGGTTCTGGAATTCATTCTTTTGATACAAACAAAATCACAGGTCTTCCTGAATATGTACAGCCGCTTACTAGTTTTCTTGAAACACTTGGCAATGGAGAGAAG GTGATTTTGGTGGGACATGATTTTGGTGGTGCTTGTATATCATATGCTATGGAAATGTTTCCTTCTAAGATTGCTAAAGCTGTTTTCCTTTGTGCTGCCATGCTTACGAGTGGGCAGAGTACTCTTTCTATGTTCTCACAACAG GAAGATACAAATGATCTAATGCGTCAGACTCAAATTTTTGTTTATGCAAATGGAAATGACCACACGCCGACAGCTATTGATCTTGACAAGGCGTCATTGAAAGAATTGCTGTTTAACCAAAGTCCTGCCAAG gatgtTGCCTTAGCTTTAGTTTCTATGAGGCCTATTCCCTTTGCTCCAGTGCTGGAGAAACTCTCGCTCACAGATGAGAACCATGGCTCAGTAAGGAGATTCTACATAGAGACCGCCGAGGACAACGCCATACCCCTTTCTCTCCAGCAGAGCATGTGTAGCGCCAATCCCCCGGAAAGGGTTTTCAGGCTAAAAGGCTCTGATCATTCCCCATTCTTCTCGAAGCCCCAAGCTTTGAACAAGCTCTTGGTTGAGATATCAAAGATCCTCCCACCTCAAGTAAAGTGA